In the genome of Spirochaetia bacterium, one region contains:
- the cls gene encoding cardiolipin synthase — protein MKKLLKFLLSRFFISLLLIAIQIAIIFRVFSYTIRYPLVYQLFTYLSFGVCLWVLFNKHEPEYAIGWVMIIMLAPVYGSIFYLLFGKKRLTIIGRHRTESYMNEYSKYSTRFPATMKEHALELEHEDRDCYCMSQYIARAAYSPVWAHTEADYFPLGDDFFSCFLEELKKARSFIFLEYFQISEGQMWSQVLAILEQKLKEGVEIRILYDDFGSLGRVSDYYYRELQAKGFKAQAFNRFRPHVNIRLNYRDHRKICVIDGNIGFTGGLNLSDEYINRTVRFGQWKDSAVMLKGDAVWNLTTCFLSMWALQTGEDDDLVPFKPTLSSVASDGFVQPFADNPLDEVALAENAYTQIINRAKDYVWITTPYLVLDHTIARTLCLAAESGIDVRIIMPGIPDKKSIFEVSRSYYKELIACGVKIYEYIPGFVHAKMFVSDDKVSIIGTINMDYRSFYLHFECGVAFYGTSVIRKVKKDMQDMLMQSTLITQETVRNVSLSRRFVRGVLRFIAPLM, from the coding sequence ATGAAAAAGTTACTGAAGTTTCTACTGAGCAGGTTTTTTATTTCCCTTCTGTTGATTGCCATACAAATTGCAATTATCTTCAGGGTATTCAGCTATACCATCAGATACCCTCTTGTTTACCAGTTGTTTACCTATCTTTCATTTGGTGTATGTCTGTGGGTGCTGTTCAACAAACATGAACCTGAGTATGCCATAGGATGGGTCATGATTATCATGTTGGCGCCTGTCTATGGCAGTATCTTTTATCTGCTGTTCGGTAAGAAACGCCTGACAATCATAGGAAGACACCGTACTGAGTCCTACATGAACGAGTATTCAAAATACAGTACCCGTTTTCCGGCAACCATGAAAGAACATGCTTTGGAACTTGAACATGAAGACCGGGATTGCTATTGCATGAGCCAATATATTGCTCGGGCGGCATACAGCCCTGTGTGGGCACATACTGAGGCTGATTACTTTCCCTTGGGTGATGATTTCTTTTCCTGTTTTCTGGAAGAACTGAAGAAGGCAAGGTCTTTCATATTCTTGGAATATTTTCAGATTTCCGAAGGTCAGATGTGGAGCCAGGTACTTGCTATCTTGGAACAGAAGCTGAAAGAAGGAGTTGAGATCCGCATCCTCTATGATGATTTCGGCTCCCTTGGGCGGGTTTCTGACTACTATTACCGTGAACTCCAGGCGAAAGGTTTCAAAGCTCAGGCTTTTAATCGATTCAGACCTCATGTCAACATACGGCTGAATTATCGTGACCATAGGAAGATCTGTGTCATTGACGGGAACATCGGTTTCACAGGAGGACTTAACCTGTCTGATGAGTATATCAACAGGACCGTACGTTTTGGCCAATGGAAAGATTCTGCAGTGATGCTCAAGGGAGATGCCGTATGGAACCTTACTACTTGCTTCCTGTCAATGTGGGCATTGCAGACAGGAGAAGATGATGACCTTGTGCCCTTCAAGCCGACGTTGTCTTCCGTTGCCAGTGATGGGTTCGTACAGCCTTTTGCAGACAATCCGTTGGATGAAGTTGCACTTGCTGAGAATGCCTACACCCAGATAATCAACAGGGCAAAGGACTATGTATGGATTACGACACCTTACTTGGTCTTGGACCATACGATTGCCCGTACGTTGTGCCTGGCGGCAGAAAGTGGCATAGATGTACGTATCATCATGCCGGGTATTCCTGATAAAAAATCAATCTTTGAAGTTTCTCGTTCATATTACAAGGAACTTATTGCATGTGGCGTCAAGATTTATGAATACATTCCTGGGTTTGTGCATGCGAAGATGTTCGTTTCAGATGACAAGGTGTCCATTATCGGTACCATAAATATGGATTATCGTTCATTTTACCTTCACTTTGAATGCGGGGTAGCTTTCTACGGGACTTCAGTTATACGAAAAG